The following is a genomic window from candidate division KSB1 bacterium.
AAATCCCCGCAAACCATTTATAAAATGTGCCGTTTAACCGTGGCGGGAAGACCGAATGCAGAGGTGCAGGTTTCGCACGAGTTCACAGATGTCTTGTGGGTGAATGCCCCCCTGCTGGAGATATCCGCTTCTGATATTCGGGATCGCCTGGCAACTGGTAAGAGCATCCGATATATTGTTCCGCATCCGGTTGAGCAATACATAAAGCATTATAATCTGTATTAAAACTGAGAGAGGCAGATGCTTAGGGATCTTAAGCTTTTTTACGGCAACAGCAACCCGCAGCTGGCAAAAGAGATTTGCGCGCATTTAAATGTCAAGCGCGGAGATATGAAAATCCGTAAATTCAGCAATGATAACATCAAGGTGAAAATTGAAGAAAACATCCGCAATGATGATGTTTTTATCATTCAGACCGCGGCGCTTCCGACCAATGAGCATCTAATTGAGCTATTGGTGATTATCGATGCTTTAAAGTATGCCTCGGCAGGCCGTATTACTGCCGTTCTGCCGAATTATTTTTATGCGCGTTCAGACAAGAAAGATGAACCGCGTATTTCCATCACGGCCCGATTAATTGCTACCCTGCTGGAAGCTGCCGGCGCCGACCGGATTTTGACCATGAAACTGCATTCTCCGCAGATTATGGGATTTCCCCGTATTCCCATTGACCAACTATTGGCCACACCGATTCTCCTGGACCATTATGCAAAAAAGGATCTGTCCCATGCCGTGGTGGCCGCTCCCGATGTCAACAGTGCAAAAAGCTCACGCATGATAGCCCGGCGCCTAAATCTGCCGATGGTGGTTCTTGATAAGGAGCGTTTGGGAGACCGGGAAAAAGTGGCCATGCGCAATATCATCGGTGATGTGGATGGCAAAGATGTATTGATTATTGATGATGAGGTACTATCCGGCGGTTCTTTATACGAAGCCGCGATGATTCTGAGGAAAAACGGCGCCCGCAAGATCTGGGCCGGCTGCACCCATGGATTTTTTACAAAAGAAGCGCTGAGCTTGCTGGAATCTTCGCCGCTTGAAGAGCTGGTCACCACCAATACACTGCCGCAGGACAAGAACAGTCGGCATGAAAAATTGCACGTACTCTCTGTGGGAAAAATGTTCGCGGATGGCATAACCGCCATTCATAACGGTGAATCCGTGGGAGAGTTGTTTAAAGACAAATAAGGATAGGGTTGTGGAGCAGGTTGAACTTTTTGTGCCGGGACGGCTATGTCTGTTCGGAGAACATTTGCATCGGGCGGGCGGCTATCGACGTATTGATTCATCGATTAGTCGTGGATTTTGTATCCTCGTGGGCACCAATCAGGGTATTTACGCGCGTGCCCGGAAAGATGGAAAACTGGTCATAAAAAGCACCCTTCCGGATGGAATGAGCGTGGGGCCGCATGAAATTCCCATGCATAACAATGAGCTGCTTCAGGTGGCGGAGGAAGGCGGATTTTACAGTTATTCCGCCGGTGTGGCTTATTATACCTGCTGTCATTATAAAGTGCAGGGACTGAAAATTGACAACTATAAAATGGATTTGCCGATCCGAAAAGGATTGTCTTCTTCTGCCGCCAATAATGTTCTTGTTGCGCGGGCATACAACCAGCTGTATGATATCGAGCTTAACCTGAAGGGGAGAGATGGAGCTGGCCTATCAGGGTGAGATCATCACCCCGCCTTGCTGCGGCCGTATGGATCAGGCCTGTGCTTACGGCAAGGTTCCGGTTTTCATCACATTGGACGGCGATCGTATTGAGATTCAGGAACTGCGACCCAAATATGATTATTATATGGTGGTTGCGGATTTGATGGCCGGAAAGAATACTCAGAAAATTCTGGCGGATCTGAACAGCGCGTTTCCGGGAACAAAAGGCAAAATCGCTCAAGATGTTCGCTACTATCTGGGGCCGGTCAATAAAGAGATCGTCGACAAGGCAAAGAAAATTATGGAAAACGATCATCCGGAAAAGCTGGGTTTACTGATGACCGAAGCGCAACATCTGTTTGATCAGTTTGTCAGTGCAGCGTGTCCGGAAAGAATTGACATCTCCCCGGCTGCACAAGGTCCTTAAACAACCCGATATTAAATCACGGGTCTATGGCGGCAAAGGCGTAGGCTCGCAGGGAGATGGCTGCGTTCAGTTTCTGGCAAAGGGAATGAAAGAACAGCAGCAGTTGTTGGAACTATTAAAGAGTCAGGGATTGGATTCCTATCCGCTGACCATTCCCCGGGCGGACCATGTAAGTGATGCAAAACATGAATAGAACCGAATGATGACTCTAAAAAAACCATATCTTGGCAATACGCTGATACAGATGGCTGCGTTTATTGTGGTCGTGGCCGGATTGCAGGCTGCCGGCACGTTAATCGTACGCTTTTTGCTGGCTATTTTCATCTCGTTGATTTTTGGGCCCATCTTTTTTGGATTGCGGCGAAAAAAAGTTCCGACTGTATTAGCGATTTTTATCGTTTTGATCATCATCCTCGCTTTTTTCATTCTTGTCGGGACGCTTGTCGGGACGTCTCTGGCCAGTTTTACCAACGACTGGCCGTCTTATCAGAAAAACTTGATGAAACTGATTAATGATCTGATAAACTGGCTGAATGACCAGGGGCTGAATATCCCTGCCGGCACAGTCCGTGATATGCTGAATCCCGGCATCATACTGGGCATGATTGGCAATATTTTTACAAGTCTGACCAGTATGTTCAGTGACACACTGCTGATTCTCATTACGATTATATTTTTATTACTGGAAGCATCCAGTCTGCCGGCCAAAATTTCCAAGATCTGGGGGCAGAACTCTAAAGCAAATGAAGACATTGAGGACTTTAATAAAAATATTCAGCGCTATATGCTGTTAAAATCCCTGGTGAGTCTGGCAACAGGGATTATTGTTACTCTATCGCTTTTGCTCATCGGTGTGGATTACCCGCTGCTGTGGGGATTGATCGCGTTTTTATTCAATTATGTTCCTACTATCGGATCGATCCTGGCCTCTTTTCCGCCGGTTATTCTGGCGCTGGTTCAGCTGGGCTGGCTGCATGCTCTGATTACGGCTCTTATTTATCTGGCCATCAATACGGTGATCGGTAATTTTATTGATCCGCGTCTGCTGGGAAAAGGCCTGGGGCTTTCTCCTTTGATAGTTTTCATTTCAGTTATTTTCTGGGGCTGGGTTCTGGGACCCATTGGATTCCTGCTTTCCGTTCCTTTGACCATGTTTGTCAAATTGTTTCTGGAAAGCCGGGAAGATACCCGCTGGATCGCTGTGCTGCTCGGCAATCTCGGCGGCAAAAAAAAATCTGTCTGAATAAAAAATTGTTTGCATCCAGCGTCGCTTTTTGTATATTAAGGTGTACATAATAACACTATTATACAATGTATCCATGGATGAGAGCCGCGGCAGCGGTGTTTCAGCGATTCGGCAGCGAGGCGGTTATGAAACGAGCAGTCATTCATATCAAGGTCAGTGATTTTCCTGTAGCGGTAGAGTGTGTTTTGACGCCGAGTCTGACCGGCCGGCCGGTGGTGGTCGGGCTTGAGGCGGCCCAGCGCTCTCTGGCGGTATCGGTATCGGAAGAAGCCCGGCGGCAGGGTATATATCGTGGCATGCCGCTGGAACAGGCGCGTCGGCAGTGCCGGGATTTGATCGTACTGCCGCCCCGTGAAGAGCTGTATCAGCGCGCCACAATCGCGTTCTGGGAGGTACTGCAGCCGTTCACGCCGGTGATCGAGCCGCTGCGTTACGGACATGCCTATCTTGATATGACCGGTTCCGGACGTCTGGCCGGGTACGGTGTGGATGCTGCGGCCCGACTGCAGCGCGAGGTGCGCGATCGTCTGCGCCTGCAGGCGGCGGCCGGGGTGGCGGTCAATAAGCTGGTGAGCAAGGTGGCGTCCGAGGTGGTGATCCGGGAAACGAAAACGCGACTGTGCGATGTGCCGGACGGCACGGAAGCGCGCTTTCTGGCGCCCCTGATTGTGAGTTATTTGCCGGACATCGGCAAGAAAACGCGTCAGGAGCTTTTGGACCTGAATCTGCGCCTGATTTGCGATGTGGCCGCCATTCAGGCGGAGCAGCTGCAGATGGTATTCGGACGCCGGGGACTGCTGCTGCATCAGCGGGCGCACGGCATTGATCCCAGGCCGGTGCAGCCGCCCAAACGGGCGTTGCGCGTGGTGGAACCTCTGATTCTGGAAACCGATTGCAATCACCGCGGCGTGCTGCTGTCGCATTTGCACGCCATGCTGGCGCGCGCCGTGCAGCGGCTGCGCCGCATGCGGCGTCTGACCGGCTGTCTGGTGATCGAGGTGCAGTATTCCGATTACAAAACCAACCGCGCCCGGCAGCGTTTTCGGGCCATGGACACCGAACCGGAACTGGCGCCGGCGCTGCGCGATCTGTTTCCGCGCGCCGTCACCCGGCGCGTGCGCGTGCGCAAGATGACTCTGACGCTGGAACACCTGAGCAAACCGCCGCAGCAGCTGTCCCTGTTCGAACCGCCCGGCGACCCGCGTATTCGCAGCATCAGTACGGCTGTGGACCGCATCCGCGACCGGTTCGGCGATGACGTCATCCGGTTTGGATACGGCGAGCGGGCGGCGTGAGGTGGAAGGATATAAAAATGCTTTTAGGCAGAAAGCGAGAAAGATAGAATGGTCTCAGATATTCTAAAGACTCTTGAACTACTTGTGGCGGTGTTAAGGGAGGGCTTGTCTAAGAAGAGGGAGTCAATCTCCAAGCAATTAGTCGCTCTTTTTAAAATGATAAAAAAAATTGTAACCAAGGCTTATAAAATTCGGGCATCTTTGGAAGTTGAAAAGTACTCACTTCCAAATCGATCAAGTATAGCAAAAGGATTAACTGGGCTTCTGATATACGGTTCAAATTTATTTTTCAATCCTTGCTATGCTGAGGACAATGCTCAGTCAAATAAGAATATGCCCCCAAAAGACAAAAAGAGCTATATGAGTCAATTGTGGGGTATGATGAGAGAGGGTACACGTATAAAATTCTCACACGGACATAATGGGAAAGATCATGATATTAAGATAGAGAAAAGCCCTGAAGGCGGACATATCGAAGTATCAGATAACAAAGAAGGTATAAGTTATTCTGATGAGGGTCCCAATGGAAGAAAAGATCGTTATGAACTGGTAACCTTCAAATATAGAATAAATGACGGATGGTTAATATATAATACATGTCATATGGACGAATTACCCAAGGGTAAAGAAGACTCTGTTCCGGCATTAATCGATAGCGCAGCAAAATGGGGAATCAAACATCTTCAAGATCAAGAACAAAAAGATAAATAATATAACAGTGGCAATGCAATGACTTGATATATGGGTAGTATAATGTATCAAAGGATGTCTTTTATTAAGGAACCAAAAAGTACAGTATTCATTCTAGCAATACTATCTATACTTATTATTATGCAAACGATTGCGTGTGCAGCACCTCCCATAAGCACTGATAGCTTTATTATGAAGGACTCGTCCATTACTGAAAGAATTATTTTATAAAATATTGCAATATCAGATATCAAATTACATGCGGGATTTTTAATAAAATGGAGAGTGTTATGGAAGCCTATAAATATATAGTGAAGAAAAAAGGGGAAATTACTATGCCTGATATTCCGGATATTAAATCATCCAAAGCTAAAGCAATTATACTACAGATAAAGGATGATGATTTTTCTGAAATCGTGAATGTATCAGAATCCTCAATAGATTTTTGGGACAATCAAGAAGATGAGGTATGGAATGAATTATAAACAGCGGCTTATCGTACTTGTTCCAATACCGTTTTCTGATTTAACAACAAATAAGAAACGTCCGGTTATAATCATATAAAATGATAAATACAATATTGAGACTTTACTTTCGGCTGTTTCATAACATGATTTCGATACTGCTTAGCAACCATCATGACAAGTTGTGAACAAGCAAATGCAGCCGATTTTAACCGCCGATTCTTTCAGGCGAAATTCGGGAAAGTCTCATGTTTTGGTTTTCGAAATTTAGTCCGATGCGGTTAAAACGGCTGATTTAAGCATTATTCATGTTTTATCAAGCATTTTAATATTTTATTAAAAGTATGCTGTTTTTGAGTTTTATAACAGATAAATATTTTATTGAGCAAAAAATGATTTATTATTGATGATATCATAGTATTTTCTTAAATTATTAAGAAAAGTATTTCTATTTTTATCAGAATAGTGGAGTTTGATATATGAAAATGGATCGAACAAAAGTAAGATTATTTAAAAATGATATTCCCATGAATGATGAGTATGTAAATTTGCCTTTAAAAGAACGACTCTCTTTGTTTGGGATCTAACAGAAGAAGTTTTTGCTTTATCAGGAGAATATGATGTTAAATCAAGATTACAAAGAAATGTTATCAATATTATTAGAAAATAAAGTCGAGTTTGTATTAGTTGGTGCATACGCAATGGCTGCTCATGGATATCCTCGTGCAACGGCAGATTTAGATATTTTTATTAAACCGAGTTCTGATAATGCCCCAAAAGTTTTTAAAGCATTAGCTGAGTTTGGTGCACCAATGGATAGCAATATATTAAATGATTTTGCAAAGAAAGGTACAATTTTTCAGATTGGTGTTATCCCTCGTCGTATTGATGTAATTAATGATATTGATGGTGTCTCATTTGAAGTTGCTTATAAAGATAGAAAAATTGTTGAAATCGAAGGTTTGCAAATTCCAATAATTTCTAAGATAAATTTGTTGTTAAATAAAAAATCAACGGGAAGACAGAAAGACCTCCTTGATGCAAAGCGTCTTGAGAATTCATAACACTAATTGATTAATTTTGGAAATCTTATTAACCCAAATTTACCACTGCAGTCCGCTAAGCAACTGTTAATCAAAATTTTGTAAATTCGCATGGGGTACTATGGATTTTAGTTGTTGTATTGTTTAGCCTTTAATGGAAAAGGAGTTAGACCTAAAGCTTGATAAATATGTCTATGAAACAATTCCGGTTGCGTCGACTTTCGTATATGAATTCGTTTAGCTTCACGTGTCGTCATCGAAGTGGTGATGCGCACGTGTGTTGATAAAAACTGCCTGACGCGCCACCACTGGATATGAATATCGTTCTTTGCCAATTTTGTCTGAATCATATTTAATAAATGATAGGCTAACGCCTATAAAAAGATGAGCATCTGAACGCTCTTTTTTGTGAGGGCGAACAGGCCTCAGTCCCAACTCTGATTTCAGCGAACGAAAGGCATCTTCCAGATTGGTCAAATCATAAAGGATGATCTTTTCTTCCAAATGGAACAGGTCTTTTTCTTTTCGCGCCAGATGATTTTCCAACGGCTCTTTTTGTTCCAAAAGCGCATCAGAAATTCTGTAAAGGGCATTATGTGACAGCCGGTTAAAATCGGTTCCGATAAGCTCATCTGTGGCGCTCAAATGTCGGGCCCATGCGGCAGTTTGTCGTTCACTGGCTGGATGCACCAGACGACCAACCACAGACAGGTACGCCAGATGCACCTGCTGATCGGTGAAATTCAGTTTTTTCAGATATTGATGCAAACCAAGTTCTCGAAAAATAGCGATGCCGATATACTCGGCGCCAAGGGTACGGCATTTAGAGTTCTCGATAGAGTTCAGATCAACAGTTTCATAGCAAGGCTCTTGCTCATTCTCAGGAGCCGAAGAGTCGGACTCATCGCCTGCGTGAACAAGTCTGTTTTTAATGATAAGCTGAGCATAATGATCAGCCAGCGCCTCAATAGCTTCCTCGATGGGATAAAGGCTCTGCTGCACGCTCAGCTTGGCTTCAATTGTGTCAGACAGTGCTTTCCATTGTTCTTTAGGAATTGTTAGCTTGCCAAGATTGAGAACAGTGCGATGTCGTGGTCCCTTTTCAGAGCGATAAGACTCGACAAGCCTGTGTGAATAGAATTCCTTCTCATAATGCTTGTTGCGCTTTTTTATTATCTAAAGAATTTTTAAGGATTACTAATCCTGATAGATTAAAATAACAAAAAAAATATCGTTTAACATCTAAAAAGCATATATATTGCGTATATAGATAATTAAATATACGGAGAAAACTACAATGAAAACTATTTCACTCAAAATTGATGATGCAATATTTGAAGATACAGAAAATATTGTATCAGATTTAAAAAAACCAAGAAACAGATATATCAATGAAGCTCTTGACCATTCTACAAATTATATAAATATTAGAAGAAAAACTTGAAAAAGAATCTTCATTGATTAAAGATGAATCACTGACTGTCCTAAAAGAGTTTGAGGATATTGATTGTGAATAAAGATATGCAGCAATATAAAAATAATTTTTGACATAGATTTCTGAATGAGATAAAGAGGAGCATAACGAAATTTTGCACACGGATCGAACCACGCACTATTTTGTCTAATTTTGATGGTTAGTGGAATCTCTTGTTCTCTTTGAAATAGCGGTTTTTGGTTCGACCGGTGAGAATCGTGTTGGTGGTGACGCGGCCATGTTGTCCAGCCGCATTCGTAGTGACGAGCCGACCAAGCGTCCAGGCAGCGCAATGATGGATTTCTGAGATCGCTGGGGAGCAGAAGCTATAGAGACCGGAATCGTAGATGGCGTCGAGGCACTGTGAAAGCAACTAAAGAGCAAGTCGTGGGGTCGTCGGTGTGCCGCTAACCGCTTAACCGGACGCCTTCGACGTTATAATGTGATCATGACGGCACGGTCAGCAGTGACTTGAATCAAAGGGAAACGAGAAACAGGCCGATGAACGGTCGGTCTGCATTTCTCGGTTCGGTAAACCAACCATGGGGTTAGCACGTTATGAAATTTGATGTTCCACAAGCAGGTTAGATTTAATCCCCAACCGGTGACAATATTTTACTTGCAAACCCCCTTGAAAACGGTTAAACTTAAATTGAAGACATAGTATCCAAAAGCCGGAGTTTTCTGTGAAAGCTATTATTTATTCTTTTCTTCTCTTAATCGTTGCTGTAAATTACGCCGCGGACTGGCCGCAGTTTCGCGGTCCGGAACGCACCGGTGTTTCTTCTGAAACCGGACTGGTAACCTCATGGCC
Proteins encoded in this region:
- a CDS encoding ribose-phosphate diphosphokinase, which codes for MLRDLKLFYGNSNPQLAKEICAHLNVKRGDMKIRKFSNDNIKVKIEENIRNDDVFIIQTAALPTNEHLIELLVIIDALKYASAGRITAVLPNYFYARSDKKDEPRISITARLIATLLEAAGADRILTMKLHSPQIMGFPRIPIDQLLATPILLDHYAKKDLSHAVVAAPDVNSAKSSRMIARRLNLPMVVLDKERLGDREKVAMRNIIGDVDGKDVLIIDDEVLSGGSLYEAAMILRKNGARKIWAGCTHGFFTKEALSLLESSPLEELVTTNTLPQDKNSRHEKLHVLSVGKMFADGITAIHNGESVGELFKDK
- a CDS encoding DNA polymerase IV, with product MKRAVIHIKVSDFPVAVECVLTPSLTGRPVVVGLEAAQRSLAVSVSEEARRQGIYRGMPLEQARRQCRDLIVLPPREELYQRATIAFWEVLQPFTPVIEPLRYGHAYLDMTGSGRLAGYGVDAAARLQREVRDRLRLQAAAGVAVNKLVSKVASEVVIRETKTRLCDVPDGTEARFLAPLIVSYLPDIGKKTRQELLDLNLRLICDVAAIQAEQLQMVFGRRGLLLHQRAHGIDPRPVQPPKRALRVVEPLILETDCNHRGVLLSHLHAMLARAVQRLRRMRRLTGCLVIEVQYSDYKTNRARQRFRAMDTEPELAPALRDLFPRAVTRRVRVRKMTLTLEHLSKPPQQLSLFEPPGDPRIRSISTAVDRIRDRFGDDVIRFGYGERAA
- a CDS encoding AI-2E family transporter, whose amino-acid sequence is MMTLKKPYLGNTLIQMAAFIVVVAGLQAAGTLIVRFLLAIFISLIFGPIFFGLRRKKVPTVLAIFIVLIIILAFFILVGTLVGTSLASFTNDWPSYQKNLMKLINDLINWLNDQGLNIPAGTVRDMLNPGIILGMIGNIFTSLTSMFSDTLLILITIIFLLLEASSLPAKISKIWGQNSKANEDIEDFNKNIQRYMLLKSLVSLATGIIVTLSLLLIGVDYPLLWGLIAFLFNYVPTIGSILASFPPVILALVQLGWLHALITALIYLAINTVIGNFIDPRLLGKGLGLSPLIVFISVIFWGWVLGPIGFLLSVPLTMFVKLFLESREDTRWIAVLLGNLGGKKKSV
- a CDS encoding DUF2281 domain-containing protein; translation: MEAYKYIVKKKGEITMPDIPDIKSSKAKAIILQIKDDDFSEIVNVSESSIDFWDNQEDEVWNEL